The DNA segment GGACGTCGATGCCCTGGTGCGGCTCAGCCGCCGGGGCGGCTAGCCAAGACCGAACACTCAAACGAGACAAGGGGAGACCCAGACCATGAACGACGAGCGCCGGGAGGGCAGCGCGGTTGCGACCGACAGCGCGCGCGAGTATCTGACCTTCACCCTGGGCGAGGAGGAGTACGGTATCGACATCCTCAAGGTCCAGGAGATCCGCGGCTATGACGCCGTGACCAAGATCGCCAACTCGCCCGACTTCATCAAGGGCGTGATCAACATGCGCGGCATCATCGTGCCCATCATCGACATGCGGCTGAAGTTCCACCTCGGGCAGGTCGAATACAACGAGTTCACGGTGGTCATCATCCTCAACA comes from the Allochromatium tepidum genome and includes:
- a CDS encoding chemotaxis protein CheW: MNDERREGSAVATDSAREYLTFTLGEEEYGIDILKVQEIRGYDAVTKIANSPDFIKGVINMRGIIVPIIDMRLKFHLGQVEYNEFTVVIILNISGRIMGVVVDGVSDVIALRGDQIRPAPEFGSVLDTAYIDGLATLDERMIIMVDIEKLMTSQEMGLVDQTHLAVA